CCGACGAGATTCGGGTCAGTCATAACGGATCCTCGGGTCGAGAACGGCGTAGAGCAGGTCCACGATCAGGCTCATCAGCAGATACACCACCACCAGCAGCACGACGACGCCGACGACGGTCGCGCTTTCCCGGTTCTGGAGGCCGCGGAAGATCAGCCCGCCGAGACCGTTGATGTTGAACACGCCCTCGGTCACGATCGCGCCGCCCATCAGCGCGCCGAGGTCGGTGCCCAGGAAGGTCAGTACCGGGATCACCGAGTTGCGCAGCAGGTGAATGCCGATGACCCGGCTGTTGGGCTGTCCCTTGGCGATGGCGGTGCGGATGTAGTCGGCGTGCCGGTTCTCCGCGATCGACGTTCTCGTCAGCCGCGCGACATAAGCCATCGACAGGCTGCCGAGCGCGATGCCGGGCACGATCAGCTCGCCGATGCTCGGATCGTCCGAGACGCTGGCGTCGATGATGCCCAGGTTCACGCCGAGCACGATCTGCAGCACGATCGCGGTGACGAACACTGGCAGCGAGATCAGGAACGTCGTCGAGACCAGCACCAGGTTGTCGAGGAAACCCTTGCCGCGCAAGCCGGTCAGCACCCCGGCGGTGAGGCCGATGACCGCCTCGATGAGCACCGCGACGAGCGCGAGGCGCAGCGTGATCGGGTAGGACGTGGCGATCATGTCGCCGACCGAGGAGCCGTTGAACGTCTCGCCCCAGTCGCCGCTGAACAGGCTCCCGAGGTATTTGAAGTACTGGACGATCAGGTTGTCGTTGAGGTGGAACTTCTCGGTCATCAGGTCGATATAGGCCTGCGGACAGGCTTGCTGCCCGCATTTTCCGGAGAACGGGTCCCCGGGCACGGCCCACACCAGTGCGTAGATCAGGAAGGTGGTGCCGAAGAACACCGGGATCAGCTGGAGCAGGCGACGCAGGACGTAGCGGATCATGCGTGGTTCCTAGGAGTGCGCGCCGGGCTCGTGAGTGCCCGCGCCGGCTTGTGGCCTGCGCGAACACTCACGAGCCGCGTGGTGGGAACGGACGAGTCAGCGCATCACTTCTTGAGGACCTCGACCGACGAGTAGTCCGCGCGGCGGCGGAAGTCGAGGACCACGGTCTTCGTGTGCTTCGACTTGGCCGCGACGCCCTTCTCGTCCCACACCGGGATCGAGGGCAGGTCCTTCGCGATCAAGTCCTCGGCTTGCTGGTACAGCTTGACCGCGGCGTCCTTGTCCGCCGTCGAGTCGGCCTGCTTCAGCAGAGCGTCGACCTGCGGGTTGGAGTACGTCGAGTCGTTCGACGAGGCCCCGGTCCGGTACAGCGGGTTGAGGAAGTCCTCAATGGACGGATAGTCCGCCGACCAGTCGGAACGGCCCATGCCGGTCAGCTTGTGCCCGGTCACGATGCTGCGCCACTGGCCGAAGTCGGTCGCCGGAACGAAATCGCATTCGACGCCGAGGGTGTTCTTGATGCTGTTGCACGCGGCCACCAGCGGTTCCTTGCGGCCGCCGTCGGCGTTCGACGCGATGGTGAGCTTGCCCTTGAACCCGGACTTCGCGAAGAGTTCCTTCGCCTTCTCCGGGTTGAACTTGCAGTACTCGCCGCACACGCCGGGACGGAAGCCCGCGATGCCCTGCGAGACATAGCTGTCCGCCGGCACGTAGGTGTCGTGCATGACCGTCTTGGTGATCTGCGCGCGGTCGATCGCCATCGAGATCGCCCGGCGCAGGTCGAGGTTGTTGTAGCCGGG
The nucleotide sequence above comes from Amycolatopsis sp. AA4. Encoded proteins:
- a CDS encoding ABC transporter permease; translated protein: MIRYVLRRLLQLIPVFFGTTFLIYALVWAVPGDPFSGKCGQQACPQAYIDLMTEKFHLNDNLIVQYFKYLGSLFSGDWGETFNGSSVGDMIATSYPITLRLALVAVLIEAVIGLTAGVLTGLRGKGFLDNLVLVSTTFLISLPVFVTAIVLQIVLGVNLGIIDASVSDDPSIGELIVPGIALGSLSMAYVARLTRTSIAENRHADYIRTAIAKGQPNSRVIGIHLLRNSVIPVLTFLGTDLGALMGGAIVTEGVFNINGLGGLIFRGLQNRESATVVGVVVLLVVVYLLMSLIVDLLYAVLDPRIRYD